From a single Nicotiana tabacum cultivar K326 chromosome 8, ASM71507v2, whole genome shotgun sequence genomic region:
- the LOC107828181 gene encoding protein PHYTOCHROME-DEPENDENT LATE-FLOWERING-like produces the protein MGISFKVSKTGSRFRPKPIQPETSASAEEDDVAFEATKGRNSVLPQNESNSASAGKLSGDVVHGSKDVTGVPDNEVSFSLCLFLDGYSFGKPSENDYGHQVSENVPKLLHPYDRASETLFSAIESGHLPSDIPEDIPRKFVDGTLVCEVRDYRKCFSEAGQNVPSATGCPIINRICLKMSLENVVKDIPLISDSAWTYGDMMEMESRLLRALQPQLCLDPAPKLDRLCNNPASSKLTLGIGNLRRRRLRQLPDVIATSNDKIHGKNVCIDRVPESSRSGDGGQLVSQPAHENLNPQNNGPSNMVALRSNSFGSEASIPASPSVSHQAKYQMGVLSPRIMQDHRSGVLNASAASPAGPDMMLSYTDAMSSGAASLHGKRENHDGQASPLSLNKRARFTHMSADSNQQQLVGGQIDGSQAPDLHWKNPLLQQHSVPRGIPYANTSMQKYQQQMFEVGLNQEAGTMPFTAGQQGIKYNLKEEPAEVERLDKLEPGRTKNEMQVVESDMNLMVSQQARLQQRLPQQFIRSGFPQAPWNGLGQPLENSLRKEDPFQNRKLVQSPRVSAGGLPQSPLSSKSGEFSNGSIGAQYGAAVTSGLIQSLKEKQAATSAAPAGGTTSMTSSANDSMQRQHQAQMAAKRRSNSVPKTPMMSGVGSPASVSTMSLPINASSPPVGSAHSADQIMLERFSKIEMLTTRFQLNPKKSKVEEYSSRKPNAFPTQQLLTHLSNDSNNENVKDESSKMSLSKSLVGGSTNVCKTRVLTFLQTERILQGNGFSYVPKVRTRMIMSEKPNDGTVAMHIGEIEDAEYFTAEDYLPTLPNTHFADLLAAQFSSLMVREGYLVEDHVQPKPIRMNRASSNQTNVPGMPPNGAGADLQQCSEGVSGQLSNELARPSNSINSSVNSPQNMQGQRILPPGNAQALQISQGLLNGVSMPSRPQQSDPLAPLQRQQQQQQQQQQQQQNQHPLIQQQHPQLQRSQLMLASNPIAQLNTVGQNSMQLGNQMDIKASPMQLQLLQQQQQQQQQQQLQSQQSQPQHSQMQRKMMMGLGNVGMGNISNNIAALGGLGNVMGMGGVRGVGGPGISAPMGAMAGMGSISQNTINLSQASNISNTISQQLRSGALTPQQAALMQTKLRMAQNRTNLLGSPQSSLGGITGIRQMHPSSAGLSMLSSLNRANINPMQRPAVGPMGPPKLMAGMNLYMNPQQQQQQQMQLQQQQMQLQQQQHIQQQQQLQQQQQQQQQQQQETALPLQAVVSPPPVGSPSNPTIPQQMNQNSQQPQQQQQHQQASPQQMNQRTPLSPQLSSGAIHPMSTGNPEACPASPQLSSQTLGSVSSITNSPMELQGVNKSNSINNT, from the exons ATGGGGATTTCGTTTAAGGTCTCCAAAACCGGTTCAAGGTTCCGGCCCAAACCAATACAGCCCGAGACCTCAGCGTCTGCTGAAGAAGACGACGTCGCTTTTGAAGCTACCAAAGGAAGGAATTCTGTTCTTCCACAAAATGAATCCAATTCCGCATCTGCTGGAAAGCTTTCG GGTGACGTTGTTCATGGGAGCAAGGATGTTACCGGAGTCCCTG ATAATGAAGTTTCCTTTTCATTGTGCCTTTTCCTGGATGGATATTCTTTTGGGAAGCCCTCCGAG AATGATTATGGGCATCAAGTCTCTGAAAATGTTCCGAAATTATTGCATCCATATGATAGAGCATCTGAAACTCTCTTTTCA GCAATTGAGTCTGGACATCTGCCCAGTGATATTCCGGAGGATATACCTCGCAAGTTTGTTGATGGGACCCTAGTCTGCGAG GTGCGAGATTATCGGAAGTGCTTTTCTGAAGCTGGACAAAATGTGCCTTCAGCCACTGGTTGTCCCATTATTAACAGAATTTGTCTAAAAATGTCTCTTGAAAATGTGGTGAAGGACATTCCGCTGATTTCAGATAGTGCTTGGACATATGGTGATATGATG GAAATGGAATCCCGGTTATTAAGAGCCCTACAACCACAACTTTGCTTGGACCCAGCCCCAAAGTTAGACAGGCTCTGCAACAACCCAGCCTCCTCAAAG TTAACGTTGGGTATAGGCAATTTAAGGAGGAGAAGACTAAGGCAGCTTCCAGATGTTATTGCCACATCTAATGATAAAATCCATGGGAAAAATGTTTGCATAGATAGAGTGCCCGAAAGTTCAAGGTCAGGAGATGGTGGACAGCTTGTGTCGCAGCCTGCTCATGAGAATCTGAACCCACAAAATAATGGACCAAGCAATATGGTGGCACTAAGAAGTAACAGTTTTGGGTCTGAGGCCTCTATTCCAGCATCGCCTTCCGTATCGCACCAAGCAAAGTATCAAATGGGGGTTTTGAGTCCAAGAATCATGCAGGACCATAGGTCAGGAGTTTTAAATGCATCGGCAGCTTCTCCTGCTGGGCCAGACATGATGCTCTCATATACGGATGCTATGAGCTCTGGTGCTGCTTCTTTACATGGTAAGAGAGAGAATCATGATGGCCAAGCTTCTCCTCTGTCCTTAAATAAGAGGGCAAGGTTTACACATATGAGTGCTGATTCCAATCAACAGCAACTTGTAGGAGGACAAATAGATGGCTCTCAGGCTCCAGATTTGCACTGGAAGAATCCTTTATTACAGCAGCATTCAGTTCCCAGGGGAATTCCATATGCTAATACAAGCATGCAAAAGTATCAGCAACAGATGTTTGAAGTGGGTCTGAACCAGGAAGCTGGAACAATGCCATTCACTGCAGGACAGCAAGGAATAAAGTATAACTTAAAGGAAGAGCCTGCTGAGGTAGAGAGATTGGACAAATTGGAGCCAGGAAGGACTAAAAATGAGATGCAGGTGGTGGAATCGGATATGAACCTTATGGTTTCCCAGCAGGCCCGACTTCAGCAGAGACTGCCTCAGCAGTTTATACGATCTGGCTTCCCTCAGGCACCCTGGAATGGCCTCGGTCAGCCTCTTGAAAATAGTCTCCGGAAAGAGGATCCATTCCAGAACAGGAAATTAGTGCAAAGTCCTCGTGTTTCTGCAGGAGGTTTGCCTCAATCTCCTTTATCGTCCAAGTCTGGAGAGTTTTCTAATGGTTCAATAGGAGCTCAGTATGGTGCTGCTGTGACTAGTGGACTAATACAATCACTGAAGGAGAAGCAAGCAGCCACATCTGCTGCTCCTGCTGGTGGCACAACATCTATGACTTCTAGCGCCAATGATTCCATGCAGCGGCAACACCAGGCTCAAATGGCTGCAAAACGGAGATCCAATTCTGTTCCTAAGACCCCCATGATGAGTGGAGTTGGTTCTCCTGCCAGTGTCAGTACCATGAGTCTTCCAATAAATGCAAGCAGTCCTCCTGTAGGATCTGCACATTCAGCTGACCAAATCATGCTTGAAAGGTTCTCCAAAATTGAAATGTTGACAACTAG GTTTCAACTTAATCCCAAAAAGAGTAAGGTCGAGGAGTACTCTAGCAGGAAGCCAAATGCCTTTCCTACTCAACAGCTGCTAACTCATCTTTCCAATGATTCAAACAATGAGAATGTCAAGGATGAATCTTCCAAAATGTCATTGTCAAAATCACTAGTAGGTGGCAGTACGAATGTTTGCAAAACAAGAGTCTTGACTTTTCTGCAGACAGAGCGCATACTTCAAG GAAATGGTTTTTCATATGTTCCTAAGGTGCGGACCAGAATGATCATGTCAGAAAAGCCGAATGACGGCACTGTGGCAATGCATATTGGAGAAATAGAAGATGCTGAATACTTTACTGCTGAGGATTACCTCCCAACACTGCCGAATACG CACTTTGCGGACTTGCTTGCAGCACAATTTAGTTCACTG ATGGTACGCGAAGGATACCTTGTGGAAGATCATGTCCAACCAAAACCAATCCGCATGAATCGTGCTTCAAGTAATCAAACTAACGTGCCAGGAATGCCACCAAATGGGGCAGGAGCTGATCTGCAGCAATGCTCTGAAGGGGTCTCTGGTCAGTTGTCCAATGAGCTTGCAAGGCCCTCTAACAGTATTAATTCGTCAGTAAACTCACCCCAGAACATGCAAGGCCAGAGAATACTGCCTCCTGGGAATGCTCAAGCATTACAGATCTCTCAAGGACTCCTAAATGGGGTTTCAATGCCTTCTAGACCTCAACAATCTGATCCATTAGCCCCTCTGCagcggcagcagcagcagcagcaacaacaacaacagcagcagcagaatCAACATCCTCTGATACAACAGCAGCATCCACAGTTACAGAGATCTCAACTAATGCTTGCTTCGAATCCAATTGCGCAGTTAAATACAGTTGGCCAGAATTCCATGCAGTTGGGTAATCAAATGGATATCAAAGCATCCCCAATGCAACTTCAGCTAttacaacagcaacagcaacagcagcagcaacaacagttgCAATCACAACAATCCCAGCCACAGCATTCACAAATGCAGAGGAAAATGATGATGGGCCTTGGTAATGTAGGTATGGGGAACATTAGCAATAACATCGCTGCACTTGGTGGTCTTGGTAATGTTATGGGCATGGGAGGTGTAAGAGGAGTTGGTGGACCTGGAATTTCAGCTCCAATGGGAGCCATGGCTGGCATGGGCAGTATATCTCAAAACACAATAAATCTGAGCCAGGCATCTAATATAAGTAACACAATCAGCCAACAACTTCGTAGTGGGGCTCTCACTCCGCAACAAGCTGCGCTCATGCAAACCAAGCTGAGAATGGCACAAAACCGAACAAATTTGTTGGGGAGCCCACAGTCAAGTTTAGGTGGTATTACGGGAATTAGACAAATGCATCCAAGCTCTGCTGGTCTTTCGATGTTGAGCTCCCTAAACCGAGCTAATATCAATCCAATGCAGCGACCAGCAGTGGGTCCAATGGGTCCGCCAAAGCTAATGGCAGGTATGAATCTTTACATGAACccgcagcagcagcagcagcaacagatGCAGTTACAGCAGCAACAAATGCAGCTACAGCAGCAGCAACATATACAACAGCAGCAGCAAttgcagcagcagcagcagcagcaacagcaacagcagcaagAGACAGCTTTGCCTCTACAGGCTGTAGTTTCACCTCCTCCAGTGGGCTCTCCATCAAATCCAACTATCCCTCAACAAATGAATCAAAATTCCCAGCAGCcacagcagcaacagcagcatCAACAGGCCAGCCCGCAGCAGATGAACCAACGAACTCCTCTCAGCCCACAACTGAGTTCAGGGGCTATTCATCCTATGAGTACTGGCAATCCAGAAGCATGTCCAGCAAGCCCTCAGTTGAGTTCACAAACCTTGGGGTCAGTAAGTAGTATAACCAATTCCCCAATGGAGTTACAAGGTGTGAACAAGAGTAATTCAATTAATAATACCTAA